Proteins encoded in a region of the Vicia villosa cultivar HV-30 ecotype Madison, WI linkage group LG5, Vvil1.0, whole genome shotgun sequence genome:
- the LOC131603080 gene encoding uncharacterized protein LOC131603080 produces MHSYIRLLYDRVLRGTPLSNRFRFVSSAHCSGMTIASERESVRQRLVDRFMSTGNTECLHLWAYNTRPVGAHWLLLAINPIREVVYYLNSVNGEWTNYPAMKDIVDLSIQVFRSQRDAQVSRTKSSNITWIQVQCPQQRNSYDCGYFVLRFMKEILQANQLEIPLTYLDEFRTAGYPKLKLEEIKEDLCHFYIKRFFM; encoded by the exons atgcactcatacatccg gttgttgtatgacagagtgttgcgcgggactccgttgtctaacagattccgtttcgtgtcttccgcccactgcagcggaatgacaattgcttcggaacgggaatcagttagacagcgattagtcgatagattcatgtccaccggcaatacagaatgtctgcatctttgggcgtataatacccgaccagtagg agcacactggttgctgcttgctatcaaccctataagggaagtcgtgtattatctgaattcggtaaatggtgaatggaccaattatccggccatgaaggacatcgttgattt atcaatacaagtgttccgaagtcaacgggacgcacaggtatcccgaactaaatctagcaacattacttggatccaagtgcag tgtccgcaacagcgaaacagttacgattgcggatactttgtattgaggtttatgaaagaaatccttcaggcaaatcaattagagattccgctcacg taccttgacgaattccgtaccgctggatacccgaaacttaagttggaagaaataaaagaggatttgtgtcatttttatattaagcgctttttcatgtag
- the LOC131603079 gene encoding uncharacterized protein LOC131603079, which yields MWFVPKDLVFSVLILVLLLITLCSSSFVKSENQIKSTVFLSPKFELGPGSVINRYYYDIDFPRGHIALKSFNAEVVDEAGNSVPLHETYLHHWAINRYHQSKHVTHTEYSSHKMLHNSNHVEVRNSGVCQGNVVGQYFGLGSETRGIELRIPDPFGVEIGNPEDVPEGFEEKWLVNIHAIDTRGAEDKLGCTECKCELYNVTVDEHGRSIRPDYIGGLLCCPDYAQCKLKEGFEGPKRSLYLKYTVRWVDWDDSIVPVRIYLFDVTDSLKLSDDNSKGINPGHNCKIEYQVESCSTDHKEGNGCVDVKKTSVPMQNGGYVIYGVAHQHSGGIGSTLYGQNGRVICSSIPSYGKGNEAGNESGYIVGMSTCYPKPGSVKIIDGEILTLESKYNSTKEHAGVMGIFYILVAEQLPYQHFRHSTRSSFVMN from the exons ATGTGGTTTGTACCTAAAGATTTGGTATTTTCAGTGTTAATACTTGTGCTATTGTTAATAACACTATGCTCAAGTtcttttgtgaagagtgaaaatCAGATAAAATCAACTGTTTTTTTGTCTCCTAAATTTGAGCTTGGTCCTGGATCTGTTATCAATAGATATTATTATGATATTGATTTTCCAAGAGGTCATATAGCACTCAAGAGTTTCAATGCTGAGGTAGTTGATGAAGCTGGTAATTCTGTACCTCTCCATGAAACTTATCTCCATCATTGGGCTATTAACCGATATCATCAAAGTAAACATGTCACACACACAGAATACAGTAGCCATAAGATGCTTCATAACTCTAATCATGTTGAGGTTAGAAATAGTGGCGTATGCCAGGGAAATGTTGTTGGACAATACTTTGGCCTTGGATCCGAAACACGGGGAATAGAACTCCGTATTCCGGATCCTTTTGGTGTAGAGATAGGTAATCCAGAAGATGTTCCTGAAGGATTTGAAGAGAAATGGTTGGTTAATATCCATGCCATCGATACGCGTGGCGCAGAGGATAAGTTAGGGTGCACTGAGTGTAAGTGTGAGCTTTATAATGTTACAGTGGATGAACATGGAAGGAGTATACGGCCAGATTATATAGGAGGTTTGTTATGTTGTCCGGATTATGCACAGTGCAAGTTGAAAGAAGGATTTGAGGGACCAAAGAGAAGCCTGTACTTAAAATACACAGTAAGATGGGTTGATTGGGATGATTCTATAGTGCCTGTTAGGATTTATTTATTTGACGTGACAGATAGTTTGAAACTATCAGATGATAATTCAAAAGGAATCAACCCAGGTCATAATTGTAAG ATTGAGTATCAAGTTGAATCTTGCAGCACGGATCATAAGGAGGGAAATGGCTGTGTTGATGTGAAGAAGACAAGTGTTCCAATGCAAAATGGTGGGTATGTGATATATGGTGTTGCTCATCAGCATTCAGGTGGGATTGGATCCACCCTATATGGACAG AATGGAAGGGTTATATGTTCTTCAATACCAAGTTATGGAAAAGGAAACGAAGCCGGAAATGAATCGGGGTACATTGTTGGAATGTCCACATGTTATCCTAAACCAGGTTCTGTGAAGATTATTGATGGTGAAATTTTAACTCTAGAGTCTAAATACAACAGCACCAAAGAGCACGCTGGAGTAATGGGAATTTTCTACATATTAGTAGCTGAACAGCTTCCATACCAACACTTCAGACATTCTACTCGTTCTTCATTTGTTATGAATTAA